One genomic segment of Aquipluma nitroreducens includes these proteins:
- a CDS encoding IS4 family transposase produces MTPRVDAKSSELVSIFHKQSGWNLARVKFFVFMISALCKVQTVGFEKLATAFDSNASTSSSLRRIQRFMSEYLLDTDLIAKLIFRLLPHEPPFRLAMDRTNWKFGQQNINVLVIAVVYHGVAFPLLFKLLPKFGNSNTNERIELIERFIRLFGSASLDCLTADREFVGERWIKYLNENRIRYYIRIRENFWVLQPHNGKRVKASWLFADLPLNGCRVNHRIIYLNDQLCYLSASKVKNKDGKPELQIVISFNKPEDALCIYKERWQIETAFRALKTSGFNIEDTHLTEIGRIEKLFALVIVAFTWAYLVGDYLHRYIKPIPIKKHGNKTKSLFKYGLTYIATVLLNAFFQDDIDIFKFLSCT; encoded by the coding sequence ATGACACCCAGGGTAGATGCTAAAAGTAGTGAATTAGTTTCCATTTTCCATAAGCAATCAGGTTGGAATCTGGCACGAGTAAAGTTCTTTGTTTTCATGATCAGTGCACTATGTAAGGTGCAAACAGTTGGTTTTGAGAAGTTGGCTACAGCTTTTGACAGTAATGCCAGTACCAGTTCCTCTCTGAGGAGAATACAGCGGTTTATGTCTGAATATCTACTTGATACAGATTTGATCGCCAAATTAATATTCAGACTATTACCTCATGAACCACCTTTCCGTCTGGCAATGGATAGGACAAATTGGAAGTTTGGACAGCAGAATATCAATGTATTGGTAATTGCAGTTGTTTATCATGGAGTTGCTTTTCCGCTGTTGTTTAAGTTGTTGCCCAAGTTTGGTAATTCAAACACCAATGAACGCATTGAATTGATTGAACGGTTTATCCGTCTTTTTGGATCTGCTTCGTTGGATTGTTTGACCGCAGATCGGGAGTTTGTTGGAGAACGATGGATCAAGTATCTGAATGAGAACCGGATTCGTTACTATATCCGCATCCGCGAAAACTTTTGGGTTTTGCAACCTCACAATGGCAAACGAGTTAAAGCCAGTTGGCTGTTTGCCGATTTGCCGCTAAATGGTTGCCGAGTGAACCACCGTATTATTTATCTGAACGATCAACTGTGTTATCTGTCAGCCTCTAAAGTAAAGAACAAAGATGGAAAGCCTGAATTGCAGATTGTTATCTCATTCAACAAGCCAGAAGATGCACTTTGTATTTACAAAGAACGATGGCAGATTGAAACTGCTTTTAGAGCTTTAAAAACAAGTGGCTTTAATATTGAAGATACACACTTGACTGAAATTGGAAGAATTGAAAAACTGTTTGCATTGGTGATAGTAGCTTTTACATGGGCATACCTTGTCGGTGATTATTTGCACAGATACATCAAACCAATCCCGATCAAGAAACATGGAAACAAAACTAAAAGTCTATTCAAATATGGTCTAACATATATTGCAACTGTTCTTTTAAACGCTTTCTTTCAAGATGATATCGATATTTTTAAATTTTTGTCATGTACTTAG
- a CDS encoding HAD family hydrolase, whose product MIEAIIFDMDGTLVDTEPFNTEIERRQFALNKIVISEEDHQKFLGVASDAMWKEIAEQYNLQILVEELIEQNHIESIRYFTGIEEILVMPGLVELLEKLQAKKYPMAVASSSTPEIIDLILNKTDLKKYFQVIASAEQAGKSKPEPDVFLLTAERLGIKPANCLVVEDSSNGIKAAQAAGMTCVAYHSPDADPQKQKEADAVIQNYSQLGIMHF is encoded by the coding sequence ATGATTGAAGCTATCATCTTTGATATGGATGGAACGCTGGTCGATACCGAGCCGTTCAATACTGAAATTGAGAGACGTCAGTTTGCGTTGAACAAGATTGTGATTTCGGAAGAAGACCATCAGAAATTCCTTGGAGTTGCTTCGGATGCCATGTGGAAAGAAATTGCAGAACAATATAACCTACAAATACTCGTAGAAGAATTGATCGAGCAAAATCACATTGAAAGCATCAGGTATTTTACCGGAATCGAGGAAATTCTAGTCATGCCAGGATTGGTTGAACTTCTGGAAAAACTTCAGGCGAAAAAATATCCAATGGCAGTTGCCTCATCTTCCACTCCTGAAATTATTGATCTGATCTTGAATAAAACCGATCTCAAGAAGTACTTTCAGGTAATTGCAAGCGCTGAACAAGCCGGGAAAAGCAAGCCGGAGCCGGATGTTTTTCTATTGACTGCTGAAAGATTGGGAATAAAACCGGCCAATTGTCTGGTAGTTGAGGATTCATCAAACGGAATAAAAGCAGCTCAAGCTGCCGGAATGACTTGTGTGGCCTACCATAGTCCCGACGCTGATCCTCAAAAGCAGAAAGAAGCCGATGCTGTCATTCAGAATTATTCTCAACTGGGAATAATGCATTTTTAA
- a CDS encoding VOC family protein — translation MKNLLKAFLLLAMLPIVLPAFSVQPPGDFAKSGISVGLVVEDLNKSLDFYQNVIGMVKTSTFSVESARAKELGLSNGDRFDVTILKLENSEQAAEWKLMSFGKKATHPKQNFVPDDTGMQYITLYVKSMKPILERIKKYNVKTLGITPTKLDEARDFVLVRDPDGTFIEIIGPK, via the coding sequence ATGAAAAATCTTTTGAAAGCCTTTCTATTATTGGCAATGTTGCCAATTGTATTGCCTGCATTTTCTGTTCAGCCTCCCGGAGATTTTGCCAAATCGGGCATTTCTGTTGGATTAGTAGTTGAAGACCTGAATAAATCGCTCGACTTTTACCAGAATGTAATTGGCATGGTAAAAACCAGCACGTTCAGCGTTGAATCTGCCAGGGCCAAAGAACTTGGATTAAGCAATGGCGACCGGTTTGATGTGACCATACTGAAACTCGAAAACAGCGAACAGGCAGCAGAATGGAAGCTAATGTCGTTTGGTAAAAAAGCCACTCATCCGAAACAAAATTTTGTGCCTGACGACACTGGTATGCAATACATAACCCTCTATGTGAAATCGATGAAGCCAATCTTGGAACGTATCAAAAAGTATAATGTGAAAACGCTCGGAATCACACCTACCAAGCTCGACGAAGCCCGCGATTTTGTTTTGGTGCGTGATCCAGACGGAACTTTTATTGAAATTATCGGACCAAAATAG
- a CDS encoding tagaturonate reductase, with protein sequence MELNRKNATQTKVYPTRILQFGEGNFLRAFTDWIVDKMNKEIDFNTGIDVVQPLPGGMANMLNAQDGLYHVYLKGIKNGQPVKEYSLIDCINLGINPYTEYAKYEQSYLNPDLRFVFSNTTEAGIAMDETDTLDMQPQKSFPGKVAALLYNRYKAFNGAADKGLIFFACELIDKNGDTLKKYVLQHAQNWNLGDEFAQWVNQSCAFCNTLVDRIVPGFPKDEINEIQKELGYEDKLVVVGEYFHFWVVEAPEWVQKEFPAEKAGLDVKFVKDMTRFREQKVQVLNGCHTGSYAVSYLSGLETVREAFENLEVGHFMKELVYDEVLPVLDGTEKELQSFAHKILERFRNPYIRHLWQSIALNAMSKWETRNLPTLLNYYDAHQMLPQKLVFSLAAMIAYFKGEADGESYPIQDDQWILDFYKEAWAECDGRPISIQKLVEKVLKLEKVWKRDLNEVPNLTISVTCYLFLIEQVGMKKAVKAVLSKNNPLMKIG encoded by the coding sequence ATGGAATTAAATCGCAAAAACGCAACTCAGACAAAAGTTTATCCAACTCGTATTCTCCAGTTTGGTGAAGGAAATTTTTTACGTGCTTTTACCGATTGGATTGTTGATAAAATGAATAAGGAGATTGATTTTAATACGGGTATTGATGTGGTTCAACCGCTGCCTGGTGGAATGGCTAATATGTTGAATGCTCAGGATGGTCTTTATCATGTTTATCTGAAGGGAATCAAAAATGGCCAACCGGTTAAAGAATATTCACTCATTGATTGTATAAACTTGGGAATCAATCCTTACACGGAATACGCCAAATACGAGCAATCATACCTCAATCCCGATCTTCGTTTCGTGTTTTCGAATACGACTGAAGCTGGCATTGCTATGGACGAAACGGATACGTTGGATATGCAGCCGCAAAAATCGTTTCCGGGGAAAGTTGCCGCCTTACTTTATAACCGCTACAAGGCATTTAACGGCGCTGCCGACAAAGGCTTGATCTTTTTTGCTTGCGAACTGATCGACAAAAACGGCGATACGTTGAAAAAATATGTGCTTCAACATGCACAAAACTGGAATTTGGGCGATGAATTTGCGCAATGGGTAAATCAGTCGTGCGCATTTTGTAATACATTGGTCGACCGAATTGTACCTGGTTTTCCGAAGGACGAAATTAACGAAATTCAGAAAGAACTCGGATACGAAGATAAGTTGGTTGTTGTTGGTGAGTATTTTCATTTTTGGGTGGTTGAAGCTCCTGAATGGGTACAGAAAGAATTTCCGGCTGAGAAAGCTGGATTGGACGTGAAATTTGTAAAAGACATGACACGTTTCCGTGAGCAGAAAGTTCAGGTTCTGAATGGTTGCCACACAGGAAGTTATGCAGTTTCTTACCTAAGTGGGCTTGAAACAGTTCGCGAAGCATTTGAAAATTTGGAGGTTGGTCATTTTATGAAAGAGCTGGTTTACGACGAGGTTCTGCCTGTTTTAGACGGCACCGAAAAAGAGCTTCAGTCGTTTGCACATAAAATTCTGGAACGATTCCGGAATCCATACATTCGTCACCTGTGGCAGAGTATCGCGCTGAATGCCATGTCGAAATGGGAAACCCGCAACTTGCCAACCCTGCTTAATTATTACGATGCCCATCAGATGTTGCCACAAAAACTGGTATTTTCACTGGCAGCCATGATCGCTTATTTCAAAGGTGAAGCCGATGGCGAAAGTTACCCGATTCAGGACGACCAGTGGATTCTTGATTTTTACAAAGAAGCCTGGGCCGAATGTGATGGACGTCCGATTTCGATCCAGAAGTTGGTTGAGAAAGTACTGAAACTCGAAAAAGTTTGGAAACGTGACTTGAACGAAGTTCCCAACCTCACTATTTCTGTAACTTGCTATTTATTCCTGATCGAGCAGGTTGGAATGAAAAAAGCGGTGAAAGCCGTTCTGAGCAAAAATAATCCGTTGATGAAAATAGGATAA
- a CDS encoding Nif3-like dinuclear metal center hexameric protein has product MKVLGICLILLVTFNSNKLLAQPSIVQSQTARQIIGQMQTHLTCPWNNETVDTFKTGNPDDTVTGIAVCMFADMKTLRKAVASKCNLIIVHEPTFYNHLDKTDVLKIDPVYDKKIAYINEHKLIIFRFHDHWHRTVPDGIYMGMVNKLGWKANQIDSSMTYFKFNDQTVEEFAQKLQEKLKGSQLRIIGDPQMHFTNVALAVGAPGSSSHINLLTNDFTELLVAGEASEWETYEYVLDASMMGMKKAVIFTGHIASEEAGMEYCATWMKTFIPEIPITYFENGSSYWSVQKPIVK; this is encoded by the coding sequence ATGAAAGTATTGGGAATTTGCCTTATTCTTCTTGTTACATTCAATTCGAATAAACTCTTGGCACAACCATCTATAGTTCAGTCACAAACTGCCCGTCAAATCATTGGCCAGATGCAAACCCACTTGACTTGTCCATGGAATAATGAAACTGTGGATACATTTAAAACCGGCAATCCTGACGATACAGTCACCGGAATCGCCGTTTGTATGTTTGCCGATATGAAAACACTTCGTAAAGCAGTTGCCAGTAAATGTAACCTAATTATCGTACACGAGCCAACATTCTACAATCACCTCGACAAAACCGATGTTTTGAAAATTGATCCGGTTTATGACAAGAAAATAGCATATATCAACGAACACAAACTGATCATTTTCAGGTTTCACGATCACTGGCACCGCACGGTTCCTGACGGTATTTACATGGGCATGGTTAATAAACTAGGTTGGAAGGCTAATCAGATTGATAGTTCCATGACGTACTTCAAGTTTAATGATCAGACTGTTGAAGAATTTGCTCAAAAGCTTCAGGAAAAGTTGAAAGGAAGCCAACTGCGCATTATTGGCGATCCGCAAATGCACTTCACCAATGTTGCACTGGCAGTTGGCGCCCCGGGATCGTCGTCGCACATTAATTTATTGACCAACGATTTTACAGAGCTACTTGTTGCCGGCGAAGCTTCGGAATGGGAAACCTACGAATACGTCCTTGATGCCTCGATGATGGGAATGAAAAAAGCGGTGATTTTCACCGGACATATTGCTTCGGAAGAAGCCGGAATGGAATACTGCGCCACCTGGATGAAAACCTTTATTCCTGAAATTCCGATCACTTATTTCGAAAATGGATCGTCGTACTGGTCTGTTCAAAAGCCAATCGTAAAATGA
- a CDS encoding UxaA family hydrolase: MAKFIKLNPNDNVAVCLEIGQAGDTVVVNDQQFVLSNDIPVGHKVALQAIAVNADVIKYGAPIGHAIAEILIGNHVHTHNLKTNLSGTITYSFNQRLNEIRYAKRDLTFNGYRRSNGNTGIRNEIWIVPTVGCVNGQAQQIINRFQKEVNPENVDAIEVFKHNYGCSQLGDDHVNTQKALAQLINHPNAGGVLVLGLGCENNQIAHLKKFIGEYDANRIKFLVSQEVEDEVEAGVEILKEIYEHMKNDRREAIPLSELKVGLKCGGSDGFSGITANPLVGVFSDFLIAQGGTTVLTEVPEMFGAETILMARAKDQLTFEKTVSLINDFKDYYTQHNLPVYENPSPGNKDGGISTLEDKSLGCTQKGGTATVVDVLKYAEPICEKGLNLLSAPGNDLVAASALGFSGCQLVLFTTGRGTPFGSFVPTMKISTNSALFTKKKNWIDFNAGQLLEGKTMDQLLEEFIQYIIEVSSGKKLRHEESGFKEISIFKTGVTL; the protein is encoded by the coding sequence ATGGCAAAATTTATAAAACTTAATCCGAACGATAATGTGGCGGTTTGTCTTGAAATTGGACAAGCTGGTGACACAGTGGTTGTTAATGATCAGCAGTTCGTTCTTTCAAACGATATTCCGGTTGGTCATAAAGTGGCCTTGCAAGCAATTGCAGTCAATGCCGATGTGATCAAATATGGTGCGCCAATTGGTCATGCTATTGCTGAAATTCTGATCGGAAATCATGTTCACACGCACAACCTGAAAACCAATCTTTCCGGAACAATTACCTATTCATTCAACCAGAGGCTGAATGAAATCCGCTATGCAAAACGCGATCTGACGTTTAACGGATATCGCCGTAGCAATGGAAATACCGGAATCCGCAATGAAATTTGGATTGTGCCAACCGTTGGCTGCGTAAACGGTCAGGCGCAACAAATTATCAACCGGTTTCAGAAGGAAGTTAATCCTGAAAACGTGGATGCCATTGAGGTTTTCAAACACAATTACGGCTGTTCGCAGTTGGGCGACGACCATGTGAATACCCAGAAAGCGTTGGCACAGCTGATCAATCATCCGAATGCTGGTGGTGTTCTGGTTCTTGGGTTGGGTTGCGAAAATAACCAAATCGCTCACCTGAAAAAGTTTATTGGTGAATATGATGCTAACCGAATCAAATTTCTGGTTTCGCAGGAAGTGGAAGACGAAGTTGAAGCCGGCGTTGAAATCCTAAAGGAAATTTACGAACACATGAAAAACGATCGCCGCGAAGCAATTCCGCTTTCAGAATTGAAAGTTGGTTTGAAATGTGGTGGCTCCGACGGTTTCTCTGGAATTACTGCCAATCCATTGGTCGGTGTCTTTTCTGATTTTTTGATTGCACAAGGCGGAACAACTGTTTTAACCGAGGTTCCTGAAATGTTTGGGGCAGAAACAATTCTGATGGCGCGGGCAAAAGATCAATTAACTTTTGAGAAAACGGTGAGCCTGATCAACGATTTCAAGGATTATTACACACAGCATAATTTGCCGGTTTACGAAAATCCATCGCCGGGCAACAAAGACGGAGGTATTTCAACACTTGAAGATAAATCGCTGGGTTGCACTCAAAAGGGTGGAACAGCAACGGTTGTCGATGTTTTGAAATATGCAGAGCCAATTTGCGAGAAAGGACTGAATTTATTATCAGCCCCGGGGAACGATTTGGTTGCCGCATCAGCACTGGGATTCAGCGGTTGTCAGCTGGTGCTTTTCACTACCGGAAGGGGAACTCCGTTTGGAAGTTTTGTGCCAACCATGAAAATTTCGACCAACTCAGCATTGTTTACTAAAAAGAAAAACTGGATCGATTTTAACGCCGGACAATTGCTCGAAGGCAAAACAATGGATCAGTTGCTCGAAGAATTTATTCAGTATATTATTGAAGTTTCAAGCGGCAAGAAGTTAAGGCACGAAGAAAGTGGTTTTAAGGAAATTTCGATTTTTAAAACCGGAGTGACACTTTAA
- a CDS encoding AAA family ATPase: MIEKQIYVITGGPGFGKTLIVEELRQLGYNCSKEFARDLILSEQESGGEVLPWKNPKLFQQNILQKRVAFFDSVPAGASAFADRGIPDQLAFARYRGFGTPEILSEYSQKYRYAPLVFVTPPWPEIFVNDSIRTETFEEACRIHEIVVETYISLNYQIIELPLLPLKLRTKYLLENLLNFENDAN; the protein is encoded by the coding sequence ATGATTGAAAAACAAATCTATGTGATAACCGGAGGCCCCGGATTTGGGAAAACCCTCATAGTCGAAGAACTAAGACAATTAGGCTACAACTGTTCCAAAGAGTTTGCGCGCGATTTGATTTTATCCGAACAAGAATCAGGAGGCGAGGTTCTTCCCTGGAAAAATCCAAAACTTTTTCAGCAAAACATTTTACAAAAACGGGTGGCTTTTTTCGATTCAGTACCCGCTGGCGCTTCTGCTTTCGCTGACCGTGGCATTCCTGATCAATTGGCATTTGCCCGCTACAGAGGATTTGGGACTCCTGAAATTTTAAGCGAATATTCTCAGAAATACAGATATGCACCACTGGTTTTTGTAACACCACCCTGGCCTGAAATTTTTGTGAACGACTCCATTCGCACTGAGACTTTTGAGGAAGCTTGCCGGATTCATGAAATTGTCGTTGAAACTTACATAAGCTTGAATTATCAGATAATTGAACTACCTTTATTACCTCTCAAACTACGAACAAAATACCTACTTGAAAACTTATTAAACTTTGAAAATGATGCAAATTAA
- a CDS encoding SGNH/GDSL hydrolase family protein yields MMQINRRNFLRNATIGAVALTAIPEILSASMQLGKKRQKGILPSLKTGDVILFQGDSITDAGRERMKQQSNLSSSFGTGYSFLAASRILNENPLKDFSIFNRGISGNKVYQLSERWQRDCFDLNPALISILVGVNDYWHTLDGKYDGTVEKYAQDYKQLLVLTRKMLPEVKLVIGEPFAILGSTAVTEKWFPAFDGYREAAKKLAEEFNAVFIPYQAIFNEAILRAPAKYWTADGVHPTMAGCSLMAEAWLNAVK; encoded by the coding sequence ATGATGCAAATTAACAGACGTAATTTTCTAAGAAATGCCACCATTGGCGCTGTTGCGCTGACTGCAATCCCCGAAATTCTTTCAGCTTCAATGCAATTGGGCAAAAAGCGACAAAAAGGAATCCTTCCATCACTCAAAACTGGAGACGTGATACTGTTTCAGGGTGATTCAATCACCGATGCCGGTCGCGAACGAATGAAACAACAATCAAACTTATCCTCATCATTTGGAACCGGATATTCTTTTTTGGCAGCCTCCCGCATTCTGAATGAGAATCCTTTGAAAGATTTTTCAATTTTCAATCGGGGAATTAGTGGAAATAAAGTTTATCAATTGTCAGAACGCTGGCAGAGAGACTGTTTTGATCTGAATCCGGCATTGATTAGTATTCTGGTCGGAGTTAACGACTATTGGCACACCCTGGACGGAAAATACGACGGAACCGTAGAAAAATACGCACAAGACTACAAACAACTTTTGGTATTGACACGCAAAATGCTTCCTGAAGTAAAACTGGTTATTGGTGAGCCATTTGCAATCTTAGGTTCAACTGCTGTAACAGAAAAATGGTTCCCGGCTTTTGATGGCTATCGGGAAGCTGCGAAGAAACTTGCCGAAGAATTTAACGCTGTTTTCATTCCTTATCAAGCGATTTTTAACGAAGCGATTCTTCGTGCTCCAGCCAAATACTGGACTGCCGATGGAGTTCATCCAACTATGGCCGGGTGTTCGTTAATGGCTGAAGCCTGGCTGAATGCGGTAAAGTAA
- a CDS encoding DUF1080 domain-containing protein: MLKFKSFLLLVFSVLIFSSCKTKEPEWTELFNGKDLIGWTANENPESFRVENGVLVADGPISHLFYTGDFHKGVFRNFELKAMVKTEPSSNSGIMFHTQEQPHGPLLRGYEVQINNTYERPGDFHELKKTGSLYGIRNVYYPTVKDNEWFELSFKVVENRCEVFVNGTKVVDYIQPDDPYRPKNDKLKVFSAGRIALQCHDKDSKVYFKSIQVKPLPKAEKFAMLVSKEWDDKITKMMFENFPVIDFHVHLKGGLTIAQACENSLKLGINYGIAPNCGLKFPVTDDASLKAYMDTVQTKPIFRGMQAEGREWVTLFSPAAVAKFDYIFTDGMTWTDHKGRRMRLWIPEEAFVDDEQQFMDELVGKIESVISQEPVDIHVNPTFLPAVIAAKYDELWTDARIDRFVNVLAKNGVALEINSRYKLPTEKILRKAKEAGVKFTFGTNNTGADLGTLDYSFEMKEKLGLTYKDMFMPKKQNEKPVLVKGLPKKITG; the protein is encoded by the coding sequence ATGCTGAAATTCAAATCATTTCTTCTTCTCGTTTTTAGTGTACTGATATTTTCTTCATGTAAAACTAAAGAGCCGGAATGGACTGAACTCTTTAATGGAAAAGATCTTATCGGCTGGACTGCTAACGAAAATCCTGAATCTTTTAGAGTGGAAAATGGCGTCCTAGTTGCAGACGGCCCAATCAGTCATTTGTTTTATACCGGCGATTTTCATAAAGGTGTTTTTCGCAACTTCGAATTGAAGGCGATGGTGAAAACAGAACCCAGCAGCAATTCCGGAATAATGTTCCACACTCAGGAGCAACCTCACGGTCCGCTTTTACGCGGCTACGAAGTTCAGATTAACAACACTTATGAGCGTCCGGGCGATTTTCATGAGTTGAAGAAGACCGGAAGCTTATATGGTATCCGGAATGTGTATTATCCAACAGTAAAGGATAACGAGTGGTTTGAGCTGTCGTTCAAGGTGGTTGAAAATCGTTGCGAAGTATTTGTAAATGGTACAAAAGTGGTCGATTATATTCAGCCCGACGATCCATACCGTCCCAAGAACGATAAACTGAAAGTGTTCAGTGCCGGGCGCATTGCGTTACAATGTCACGACAAAGACAGCAAAGTGTATTTCAAAAGTATTCAGGTGAAACCACTGCCTAAGGCTGAAAAATTCGCCATGCTGGTTTCGAAAGAATGGGATGATAAAATCACTAAAATGATGTTCGAAAATTTCCCGGTAATCGATTTCCATGTTCACTTAAAAGGCGGGCTAACTATTGCGCAGGCCTGTGAAAACTCGTTGAAATTGGGTATTAATTATGGTATTGCACCAAATTGTGGATTGAAATTTCCGGTGACAGATGACGCATCGTTGAAAGCTTATATGGACACTGTTCAAACCAAGCCAATATTTAGGGGAATGCAAGCCGAAGGCCGCGAGTGGGTGACCCTGTTTTCGCCTGCGGCCGTTGCCAAATTCGACTATATTTTTACCGATGGAATGACCTGGACAGACCACAAAGGCCGCCGGATGCGACTTTGGATTCCGGAGGAAGCATTTGTTGATGATGAACAGCAGTTTATGGACGAACTGGTTGGCAAAATTGAGAGTGTAATTTCGCAAGAACCTGTTGATATTCATGTTAACCCGACTTTTCTTCCTGCCGTAATTGCAGCCAAATACGACGAACTTTGGACTGATGCCCGAATCGACCGTTTTGTAAACGTGTTGGCCAAAAATGGAGTGGCGTTGGAAATCAATTCGAGGTATAAACTCCCGACTGAAAAGATTCTCAGGAAAGCCAAAGAGGCCGGAGTGAAATTCACTTTTGGAACCAACAATACCGGTGCTGATTTAGGTACACTCGATTATTCATTTGAGATGAAAGAGAAACTGGGATTGACCTATAAAGATATGTTTATGCCGAAGAAACAAAATGAGAAGCCTGTTTTGGTAAAAGGACTTCCGAAAAAAATAACAGGTTAA
- a CDS encoding TolC family protein, translating to MILKINKYVRFFLPVIGILILGSAKGQSSPGDSLSLNTIIQEVTVNHPAVKKAMEDLHVSDAKIGLAESNYLPNVDFASSYSRIGPISTITIPDMGSFSFVPHDNYSATVNVNQTIYDFGKTEKSVLFEKQGKELTLQSIEQVKQKLSQAVIANFYTLVYLQEALKIKDEQLKTLNEHLNYIKKKQETGSATQYEILTTEVRISTIENQKTDLETARQVQVCQLNSLLGKPESTKEVVKIEMSVSLPGMQNDALIASAMENRDEMKLASEKAKLAQLRYNLTSYQNKPIVSAFLSGGIKNGYTPYLYDPKANFVAGFGVKVPIFDGKRKMYNQVQAQSAIQTNDQETEIARRGIVNEVVEGEANVNASKKKVEQGELQLRQANQAYSLAKVRFDSGVITNLELLEGSTAVSESQLQLLKAKIDYTVSLYKLKSATGERLY from the coding sequence ATGATTCTAAAAATAAACAAATACGTCAGGTTCTTTCTTCCGGTAATTGGAATATTGATCCTTGGATCAGCAAAAGGTCAGTCTTCTCCCGGTGATTCACTTTCACTAAATACAATAATTCAGGAGGTTACTGTAAATCATCCGGCGGTTAAAAAGGCTATGGAAGACCTCCATGTTTCGGATGCAAAAATAGGTTTGGCTGAATCGAATTACCTGCCTAATGTTGATTTTGCTTCTTCCTATTCACGGATTGGGCCAATATCAACCATCACTATTCCTGATATGGGAAGCTTCAGTTTTGTGCCTCACGATAATTATTCGGCTACGGTCAATGTAAATCAAACGATTTATGACTTTGGAAAAACAGAGAAAAGCGTTTTGTTTGAAAAACAAGGCAAGGAATTGACGCTTCAGTCGATAGAACAAGTAAAACAGAAACTTTCGCAAGCTGTAATTGCCAACTTCTATACACTTGTTTACCTTCAGGAGGCTTTGAAAATTAAGGATGAGCAGCTTAAAACCTTAAATGAACACCTGAATTACATCAAAAAGAAACAGGAAACAGGATCGGCTACGCAATATGAAATTTTGACCACCGAGGTGCGGATTTCAACCATCGAGAATCAGAAAACCGATTTGGAAACCGCCCGTCAGGTGCAGGTTTGCCAGCTTAATTCGTTACTTGGAAAGCCTGAATCTACTAAGGAGGTAGTGAAAATAGAAATGAGCGTTTCGCTTCCCGGTATGCAGAATGATGCATTGATTGCTTCCGCTATGGAAAATCGCGACGAAATGAAGCTGGCTTCTGAAAAAGCTAAACTGGCTCAATTGCGCTACAACCTTACCAGTTATCAGAACAAACCTATTGTAAGCGCTTTTCTTTCAGGCGGAATAAAAAATGGATATACGCCTTATTTGTATGATCCGAAAGCCAATTTTGTTGCTGGGTTTGGTGTGAAAGTTCCTATTTTTGATGGCAAACGCAAGATGTACAATCAGGTGCAGGCTCAATCTGCCATTCAGACCAATGACCAGGAAACGGAAATCGCCCGCAGGGGAATTGTGAATGAAGTCGTGGAGGGTGAAGCCAACGTGAATGCGTCGAAGAAAAAGGTGGAACAAGGCGAACTGCAACTGAGGCAGGCAAATCAAGCTTATTCGCTGGCCAAAGTTCGTTTCGATTCGGGCGTGATTACCAATCTTGAATTGCTTGAAGGCTCAACCGCTGTTTCGGAAAGCCAACTTCAACTTTTAAAAGCGAAAATCGATTATACCGTTAGTCTTTATAAACTGAAATCGGCAACTGGAGAAAGGTTATACTAA